Sequence from the Chanodichthys erythropterus isolate Z2021 chromosome 12, ASM2448905v1, whole genome shotgun sequence genome:
CTGTAACCGTGTTAAACAGGCAGTCAATGATCCGACAGGCAAATCTCTTTCTCTGATATTCGTTCATGTCTATCACCTGcacatacaaaaacacaaagtaaaacattagacaaaaacaaaataatttagaTATCAAAGTGTTACTATATGAAAGTTCATCGGAACTTACACTACACAAACAGTTTGAggatggtaagatttttaaatgctttttaaagaagtctctcatGCCcaacaaggctacatttatttgatcaaaaatgcagtataAACATTGTAATATGCGGATTAGTGCTCAAGAaagatttcttattattaagAAGTTTGTTGAAACAGATCTACTTGATTCTCTGataaacagaaagttcaaaagaacagcatttatttgaaatagaaatcttttgtaacattataaatgcctatcctgccacttttgatcaatttaatgcagccttgctgaaTAGGAGTATTTATttccttaaaaataataatcttactgaccccaaacttttgaatagtggTGCAAGTCGGTATTCGATAAAAAATCATCCCCATCACACAGTTCTCATATCTCATGTGCACCTGCACATATTCAAACTTACTGTTTGTTCATATATGCATCTTTACATTGAACAAAGCCAACATATGCCACAAAGACTTATTTAATAAGTATTGAAATTGAAGTTTACCTGTTGCCAGTATGAAGCAACCTCTGGGAGATTCAGTGCCTCACACAGATACACCAAATTTAGCACATCCTTCTGAAAACAACTTCCTCCAAAACCTGATACAGAGACATACATATTAAGGTAACTAAAGCAAAACGTATTCTATTAGATCATTTTGAGCactttttcaaagcaaaaagtACCAATAATGTGGAATTAAGATGGTGTAAAAACAAATGCACTGACCCACGCTGGCTTTGAGGAACTTGCTCCCAATGCGCTGATCCATGCCGATGGCTCTGGCCACCTCCTCAACATCAGCGCCAGTGGATTCACACAGGGCAGAGATGGAGTTTATACTACTGATGCGCTGAGCCAGGAATGCATTTGCTGCCTAAAACATGCGCATGTTTTTATACATCATAAAATATTAGTTGAATGAATTTTACATATCAAATCAAAGACTTGGCTACAAATTTAACTCATTGTTATCTTTAagagtgtgttcacacttggcaggtttggtttTATTAATAGGAACTCTGGTGTGATTGCTCTGTTCATTTGAACAAGTGTGAATGCTGTGTGAACAAGTTTAAACCATGGTTTGAACCCTTTTCAGGGGTCTCGGCCAACTTGTTTGGTCACACCACGGTTCAAACTTATTAACACAGCATTCACACTTGTTCGAATGTACTACACTATACATCGCTTCTAAATGAACTCTCACCTTTCTTGTCATAGTCACGATTTTGTCCATTACAGTGTGATAATGTATGTGTCTCCTTGCAGCAGATCTTTGTTTGTGTAACGGAGGAGTTCCTGGTGCTGTTTTggctcctttacacattttctaAGTTCTCAGCTGGTAAAAATACCATTGTGTGTACGCACATACTGTACAGCAAGTACATTTAAtccagcacacagcattgtttttgATGTTCCACCACAAAATATACGTCataaaagcatatatatatattttttttgtatctttagGTTCTGTCACTGTGAATGCCAAGCGAACCAGAACTAAATGTGTCATTGTCTTTTGACAAAGATGTGAACACACActaattatacattttacatttacataccAGTTTGGAAAGTTCAGAGGACCAGGTATTGGTGGTGATTATGCGTGATTTGGGGACCCAATGCTCATAAACTGCACAAAGAGCATTAATAGCCCTTTGACCCTCTGGAGTCTCATCTCCACCAATCAGGACACGATCTGGGTCCTTCAGGTCCTTCACTGCTGTACCCTCTGCAAGGAACTCTGGGTTAGAGAGAACCTGTAATCAAAGGAGggaaaaatgttgtttattaacACAGCTGAACAGAATGAACTGTGAAAAATTCCCAAAGGTTCACTTGAGAGAGGCAAAAACTTTGTAGAAAATCCCTTTCAAAACAACAGCCTAATCCTGATTACATTTACAATTGGTTGTGTAAAAATGTCAAACTGATGTAGAAGCATATTTCACAACACAATGTAAAAGTAATTTACAGCATAAATTGGATGAACAGAAGGTTTAACAGcatgtatttgaaatagaaatttcTATAAAGTAaaggtctttactgtcatttttgatctcTTAAATGTGAATGATTAcagtaatattatatatttatataccatTTAACCTAAAATTTTGATATCAAAAAAATCTCATGGACATGTTATTTGTCACCTTCCCCATATACACTACTGCTCAAaggtttgggatcggtaagatttttaatgtttttaaaagaagtttcgtctgctcaccaaggcttaatttatttaattaaaaattcagtaaaaacagtaatattgtgaaaaattattacaatttaaaataactgttttctatttgaatatattttacaaagtaatttattctcgtgttggcaaagctgaattttcagcatcattactccagtcttcagtgtcacataatccttcagaaatcattctaatatgatgattagttcctcaagaaatatttgttattattatcaatgttgaaaacagttgtgtacttttttttcaggattccttgatgaatagaaagttcaaaagaacagcatttatctgaaatacaaagcttctgtagcattatacactactgttcaaaagtttggggtcagtaagaatttttattgttatttttttttaaagaaattaaagaaatgaatacttttattcagcaaggatgcattaaatcaatcaaaagtgacagtaaagacatttataatgttataaaagattagatttcaaaaaaatgctgttcttttgaactttctattcatcaaagaatcctggaaaaaaatattgtacacaaatattttgtacaattgtacacattaaatgtttcttgagcagcagattagaatgatttctgaaggatcatgtgacactgaagactggattaacgatgctgaaaattcagctttgccaacacaagaataaattacattttcaaatattttcaaatagaaaacagtcatttttaattgtaataatatttcaaaatattactgtttttactgtatttttaattaagtaaatgcacctttggtgagcagacgaaacttcttacagatcccaaacttttgagtggtAGTGTATCAGCACAGGAATATTTAGACGTTCACAAAAACACACCTGTAAGTTGAGGCTGGGTTTGGTGTTTGCATCAAATATCCTGCGGATGCTCTCAGCTGCACGGACCGGCACTGTGCTCTTCTCCGTAACAATTTTATACCCATCCGACACCTCCACGATGCGCCGTGCACATGCCTCAATAAACTTCAGGTCAGCAGCACGGCCTTTGCCCATACCGTACGTCTTAGTTGGGGTGTTTACCTAAGGAGAGAGATAAATATTATGGTTGGTGTGCAGACTTATATGCATAACCACATTAAAATAGTTTGTTGCACTCACAGAAATAAAGACCAGATCAGCATCTTTAATGGCAGAGTCGATATCTGTGGAGAAGAAGAGGTTCTTCCCACGACAAGACAACACCACTTCATTCAGGCCCGGCTACAACAACAAGAAAAAGAGACACATTTCAGGACTCATGCAACAAAgatttcttatttaaaaaaaaaaaaacactttgaaatttctgtcatcacttACTAACCCTCAagctgttccaaacctatatgaatttctttcttctgctaaacacaaaagaagatattttgaagaatatgggtaaccaaacagttgatgggtcCCACTGACTtccaatggggtccatcaacaattcatacaggtttggaaaaacttgagtaaatgatgacagagttatcatttttgggtgaactatccctttacacTAAATTTGTTATTAGCTAAAGCATTTAAAGTATTTCTTCTTTACATTTACCAAATGTACtatttaattgtttaaatatttttaatgagaaAATATATGTGTGCGCATATTTAACTTGGATATAATCAGTGTCCCGGTAGTTTCTTTTTATTGCCTTTTTTCATcacatattttagtaataatcatcataaattaggTATCATTCAAAAGCTTAAACACTCAAAATTTGGAAATTGGACATTGCCTTACCATGGAAACCATACTTTAAATCCttttattatgtaaaatatattttttgtgttaaaataaaattttaaaaaagtatgtaaCGTTCTGTACTATTGTGATAtggtaaaacttttttttacacttccactttttttctttttgctttcAAAAAAGGTCTTCTTTAAAAATAGACAAACCTTAGGTCTGTATTCCAAAGCATTCATAAATTACAAGCAGATCTATGCTCACAAAGGGGGCGACAGTTTACATTTTAACCCTATTATTCCTTTTACGTTGTTACCTCGTAGATGGGCAGGGTATCAGAGTTCCAGGCTTTGATCCGGGATTCATTAACATCCACCACTGTTACAGTGATCTCAGGACACATGCAGGCAATGACGCTACATGTCGGACCACCAACATACCCAGCACCTATACAGCAAATCTTTTTAATCTGAAACATCTGAGAGGAGAGAAAGATTTAATCAAGGTGACAGTTTATGGCCATAAATTGTGTGCAACAGATTTTGTGACGATTATGAATGGCCTCTTATTAACCAGCAGAATACAATTCATCCTCTTCAGCAGGGATCCTGAGGCGGTCAGTATCGTATTACTAACCCCTGGGggcattaaaggaatagttcacccaaaaatgaaaattctgtcatcatttactcccccttaagttgttccaaacctgtatacatttctttgttgtgctgaacacaaaggaagatatttgaaagaatgtttgtaaccaatcagatctcgccccccatttacTAACATAGTaggggaaaaaatac
This genomic interval carries:
- the ugdh gene encoding UDP-glucose 6-dehydrogenase, which gives rise to MFQIKKICCIGAGYVGGPTCSVIACMCPEITVTVVDVNESRIKAWNSDTLPIYEPGLNEVVLSCRGKNLFFSTDIDSAIKDADLVFISVNTPTKTYGMGKGRAADLKFIEACARRIVEVSDGYKIVTEKSTVPVRAAESIRRIFDANTKPSLNLQVLSNPEFLAEGTAVKDLKDPDRVLIGGDETPEGQRAINALCAVYEHWVPKSRIITTNTWSSELSKLAANAFLAQRISSINSISALCESTGADVEEVARAIGMDQRIGSKFLKASVGFGGSCFQKDVLNLVYLCEALNLPEVASYWQQVIDMNEYQRKRFACRIIDCLFNTVTGKKIALLGFSFKKDTGDTRESSSIYISKYLMDEGAKLHIYDPKVLKEQIIQDLSQPSISGDNPERVSDLVTVTSDPYKACENAHALVICTEWDMFKDLDYEKIYHKMLKPAFIFDGRRVLDHLHTQLQNFGFQIETIGKKVTTRIPFTPSGGVPRINEPPNKKAKA